DNA sequence from the Streptomyces tsukubensis genome:
AGCTCGCCGAGCTGCCGGGCCGCGATACCGGTCCGCAACTGCACCGCCCGGTCCAGCAGCCCCTTGTCCACCGCCTGCGTCAGCTCCGATATCTCCCCGAGCCGGTAGAGGTCGCCCCGGAGCAGGCAGTAGTCCGCCAGCGCGCCCAGCAGATTGAGTACGGACTGCTGCTCGACGCCCTCCGCATACCGCAGCGCCGAGGTGATGAAGCTCGACTCGTCGTCCAGCCAGCGCAGCGCCGCGTCCAGCGACGGGAATCCGTGCGCGTCGAACTTCCCGGCCCGGGTGGACAGCTTTCCGTCGACCATCCGGATCACGGCCCCGGCCAGATCCGCGTAGTTCTGGATCAGCCGCTCCTGCGCCGCGGCCCGCTCCGCCGGGTCCTCCTCGTCCAGCAGCCGGGCCAGGGCGAAGGCCCGTACCGCGTCGTGCAGCTTGTAGCGGGACGAGCGCACCCGGTCGATCAGCCCGGCGGCCGCCAGCTCCTTCAGCAGCGTCAGCGACTCCGCCTTGTCGGTCGCCAGCAGCGCCGCCGCGGCCGCCGCGCCCAGCGACGAGCGGCCCGCCAGGGCCAGCCGCCGCAGCAGCCGGCGGGCCTGTTCGGGCTGGTCCGCGTAGCGCAGCCGGAGCGCCCGCTCGACCGGGTCGGCCGGACCGGCGGCCGCCAGATCCTCCGCGAGCCGGTCCGCGGTCCGCGCCCCCAGCGATGAGCCCGCGACCCGCAGCGCCAGCGGCAGCCCGCCGCACAGCTCCCGGATCCGGTCCGCGCCCTGCGCGTCGTACGGACCCGTGCCGTCCGCCGCCGCGACCCCCGCCAGCAACTCCTCCGCCCCTGCCGCGTCCAGCGCCTCCACCGGAAGCTGGTGTACCCACGCCGGTACGTCCGCGGGCAGGTCGAGCGGCTCCCGGGCGGTGACCAGCACCAGACTGTCCGAACGCTCGGGCACCAGGGTCCGCACCTGCTCCGGATCGCGGGCGTCGTCCAGCACCACCGTCACCGGAAGCCCCGTCAGATGCTGGTGGTACAGCTCCGCCAGCCGCCGCACCTGCTGCTCCGCCGACGAACGCTCCCGGAACAGCAGTTGCTCCCGGGGCGCGCCCAGCCGGTTCAGCAGATGCAGCAGCGCGTCCCGGGTGGTCAGCGGACGCCCGCTCTCACCGCGCAGATCCACCACGCAGGCCCCGCGGAACTGGTCCTTGAGCTGGTGGGCGGCGCGCACCGCGAGGGTGGTGCGCCCGGCGCCGGGGCGCCCGTACAGCACCACGATCGTGGGTCTGGTCTCCGTGGCCGTCCTGGCCGTACGCACCCACTGCGCGATCTGCCCGAGGGCCTCGCGGCGCCCCGCGAACGGGCCCTCCGGAAGGGGCAGATGGCCGAACGACTGCTCCAGCACCGACCGGCGGCGCGCGGCGGCGCTGCGGTCGGCCCCGCGCAGCCGGTCCACGGCGGCGGGCGGGTTCGCGGGCCGGGTCCGGGAGGCCGTCAGCATCCGCTGCTGCTCCAGATACGGGCGGATGCCCCGTACCTCCAGCGCCGTCAGCCACTGGAGCCGCAACTGCTCGGGCCCGCCCGGCTGTCCCGCCTGGCCCGCGGAGCGGTGCGCGGCGGGCCAGTGCGAAGCCGTCACCTTCAGTACGGTCGCCGCCGCGCCCGCCACCGCGACCACCGCCCCGGCGCCCAGCGCCGTACCCGAGGACGTGCCCAGGGCCAGATCGGCCCCCGTGGCGGCGACCGCGGCAACGGCCGTCACCAGCGCCGGAGTCGACAGATTCCGCCAGGCGAGCCGGGCCGACAGCGGCTGCCGGGCCGCCTCGCCCGCGCTCAGCGCCTGCTCGTACGCCGCGTACTCCTCGCCCGCTGCCGCGGCCATCCCGTCGAGGGCCGCCCGGCCGCGGGCCAGCAGCATCCGCCCGTCGCCCGTCCCGCCCGCCCGGCGGGTCTCCTCCTCCACCGCGCGCGCCAGCAGCTTCTCGGCCTCGGCCCTATGACTTTCCCGCATGACGGGGCCCCCTCCGTACCGTCGATCGTGTGACGCCCGGCCCCCGGCGCCGGCCCCCCGCCCATGCCAGGGCCGCGCCCGGGCACCGTTGCCACCACGCGAGGGAACCGGGATTCCAGAGCCGGGACCCGAACCGAGGGCCGTGTCCCGTGGATCCCGCCGGACACCGACCCGGCCTGATCCACAACACCTGGCCCAGAACTGCCCTACCCGCTCACACCGTGCTCACGCCTGCCGGCGGCCGTCCGCCGCGGCACGCAGGCCGGTGCGGCTTGGGCGGGCCGCCCCGGCATGGCAGGGTGGCCGCATGAACAGACTGGCGGACTCCCAGTCCCCGTATCTCCTCCAGCACGCCGACAACCCCGTCGACTGGTGGCCGTGGTCGCCCGGGGCCTTCGAGGAGGCGCGGCGGCGGGATGTGCCCGTGCTGCTGAGCGTCGGATACAGCTCCTGCCACTGGTGTCACGTCATGGCCCACGAGTCCTTCGAGGACGAGGCCACCGCCGCGTATCTCAACGAGCACTTCGTTTCGGTGAAGGTCGACCGGGAGGAGCGGCCCGATGTGGACGCCGTCTATATGGAGGCGGTGCAGGCGGCGACCGGGCAGGGCGGGTGGCCGATGACGGTGTTCCTCAACGCCGACGGGGAGCCGTTCTACTTCGGCACCTACTTCCCGCCCGAACCGCGGCACGGCATGGCGTCGTTCCGGCAGGTCCTGGAGGGCGTCACCGCCGCGTGGCGGGACCGGCGGGAGGAGGTCGGGGAGGTCGCCGCGAAGATCACCCGCGATCTGGCCGGGCGGGCGGCGGCGCACGGCGGCGAGGGGCTGCCCGGCGAGGACGAACTGTCGCAGGCGCTGCTCGGGCTGACCAGGGATTACGACGAGCGGTACGGCGGCTTCGCCGGCGCGCCCAAGTTCCCGCCGTCCATGGTGCTGGAGTTCCTGCTGCGGCACTACGCGCGGACGGGGGCCCGGGGCGCCCTCGACATGGCCGCCGGTACCTGCGAGGCGATGGCCAGGGGCGGGCTGTACGACCAGCTCGGCGGGGGGTTCGCGCGCTACTCCGTCGACCGCGAGTGGATCGTCCCCCACTTCGAGAAGATGCTGTACGACAATGCGCTGCTGTGCCGCGTGTACGCCCACCTGTGGCGGGCCGACGGCTCCCCGCTCGCGCGCCGTATCGCCCTGGAGACCGCGGACTTCCTCGTCCGTGAACTGCGTACCGCCGAGGGCGGTTTCGCCTCGGCGCTGGACGCCGACAGCCACGACCCGGCCGGTGAGCACGGCGAGGGCGCGTTCTACGTCTGGACGCCCGCGCAGCTGACCGAAGCCCTCGGCGAGGCGGACGGCCGCCGGGCCGCCGAGATCTACGGGGTCACCGAGGAGGGCACCTTCGAACGGGGCGCCTCCGTGCTGCGGCTGCCCGGCGAGGACGATCCCGCCCTGCGCGCCCGGCTGTTCGAGGCGCGGGAGCGGCGGCCCCGGCCCGAGCGGGACGACAAGGTCGTCGCCGCCTGGAACGGGCTCGCAATCGCCGCGCTCGCCGAGACCGGCGCCTTCTTCGACCGGCCGGATCTGGTGGAGCGGGCCACGGAGGCCGCGGATCTGCTGGTACGGGTCCACCTCGGCGACGGCGCCCGGCTGACCCGCACCTCCAAGGACGGTGTCGCCGGCCACAACCCCGGTGTCCTGGAGGACTACGCGGATGTGGCGGAGGGCTTCATCGCGCTCGCGGGCGTCACCGGCGAGGGCGTCTGGCTGGACTTCGCAGGGGTGCTCCTCGACCTGGTCATCGACCTGTTCACCGGTGAGAACGGCACCCTGTTCGATACCGCGCACGATGCCGAACGGCTGATCCGGCGGCCGCAGGACCCCACGGACAACGCCACCCCGGCGGGCTGGACCGCCGCCGCCGGAGCCCTGCTGTCGTACGCGGCGCACACCGGTTCGGAGCCCCACCGGGCCGCCGCCGAACGGGCCCTCGGCGTGGTCAAGGCGCTCGGGCCGCGGGTGCCGCGGTTCGCGGGCTGGGGGCTCGCCGTGGCCGAGGCGCTGCTCGACGGCCCCCGGGAGATCGCCGTCGTCGGCCTCGACGGCGATCCGGCCGCCCGCGCCCTGCACCGTACGGCCCTGATCGCGACCGCCCCCGGCGCGGTCGTCGCCTCCGGGGAACCGGACGGCGACGAGTTCCCGCTGCTGAAGGGCCGTCCGCTGGTGAACGGCGAGGCGGCGGCGTACGTCTGCCGGGGTTTCACCTGCCGTACCCCGACCACGGACCCGGCGGAGCTGGCGTCGGAACTGGCGGGGGCGCCGGAAGGCGGCTGACCCACGGCCGGACCGGGTCCGGCGTCGGATCCGGCTCGTGGAGGACCGGTGGCTGTTGTGAACGCCCCGGCCGTGTTGCACCAGCGCGACACGGCCGGGGCGTTCTTGTTGTGTCCCTGTCCATATTCATTCGTACCGCCGGTAACGGCAGGGTGACAACGGATCTCATCCGTCACAACAGCCCCACTGGTCAACCCGTTTCACCTGCGATGTCAAGGCTCCTGTCCCGTCCCGGATGGAAACGAGACAGAATTTTGCTAAACCATGACAGACGGCCGCCCCTGCACCACTCTTGACCAGGAGTGGTTGCAACGCGGTCGAGAATGCGCCAGGTTCCGGTAGTTCACGAGTGTGATCAAATCGGCACCGGACTTTCACATTCCACCACTAGGGTCCACTCATCAACAACTATGAGTAGCCGGGAGAGCACGCAGGGGAGCGTGTCGCTCTGCCCGGGACCCGTAGCGCATTCCGCCGGCAGGGGGGTCCTGTACGCCGCGTGCGCTGGGGGTTCCATGTTCCAAGGGGGGACTTCGTGCTGTTATCGGTGTTCGTCGTGGCCATATCCCTGGCCCTGTTCGGGATGGCGGTCTTCACGCTCTGGTGGCAGATGCACGCCTGGCGTACCCCCGAGACGCTGGCCGCCACCAGCTTCGACCGGCCCGACGGAGACTCCGGACTGGCGTTCTCGCTGCTGCTGCCCGCCCGCCACGAGCAGGCGGTGCTGGAGCACACCATCCAGCGGCTGCTGGAGTCCAGTCACACCAACTACGAGATCATCGTGATCGTCGGGCACGACGACCCGGAGACCGCGGCGGTCGCCGAACGCGCCGCGGCCCGCGATCCGCTCCGGGTCCGGGTGATCACCGACACCCATGAGAAGAAGAACAAGCCGAAGGCGCTCAACACCGCCCTGCCGCACTGCCGCGGCGATGTCGTCGGTGTCTTCGACGCCGAGGACCAGGTCCACCCCGAGCTGCTCGCACATGTCGACCACGCCTTCACGACCACCGGCGCCGATGTCGTCCAGGGCGGCGTCCAGCTGATCAACTTCCACTCCAGCTGGTACAGCCTGCGCAACTGCCTGGAGTACTTCTTCTGGTTCCGCAGCCGGCTCCACCTCCACGCCGAGAAGGGCTTCATCCCGCTCGGCGGCAACACCGTCTTCGTCCGGACCGAGGTCCTGCGCGAGGCGGACGGCTGGGATCCCGAATGCCTCGCCGAGGACTGCGATCTGGGGGTACGGCTCTCCTCCGTCGGCAAGAAGGTCGTCGTCGCGTACGACAGCGACATGGTCACCCGCGAGGAGACCCCCGACACGCTGATGAGCCTGCTCAAGCAGCGCACCCGCTGGAACCAGGGCTTCCTCCAGGTCTACCGGAAGAAGGACTGGAAGCAACTGCCCGGCCGGGGCCGCAGGATGCTCGCCCGCTACACCCTGATGACCCCGTTCCTCCAGGCGTTCTCCGGGGTGATCATCCCGCTCAACGTCGGCATCGCGCTCTTCTTCGACGTCCCCGTCGGCGCGGCCATGGTGACCTTCCTCCCGGCGATCACGGCCGTGGTGACCTTCATCTTCGAGCTGGTCGGACTGCACGACTTCGGCAAGCAGTACGGGCTCCGGGTGCGCTTCGTCCACTACCTCAAGCTCATCGTGGGCGGCCCCTTCTACCAGATCCTGCTCGCCGGTGCGGCGCTGCGGGCGGTCTGGCGCGAGCAGCGCGGACGGAACGAGTGGGAGCTGACCAGCCATATCGGCGCCCACCTCCAGGACGGCCGGACCTCCGACGGCCCGACCGCTGATGACCGGCCGTCCGACGGCCGGATATCCGGCGACCGGGCCGCCGTCCTCTCCACCGCCGCCGACCGTGCCGACATCCGAGAGGACGCCCACCGGTGACCACGACCCTGCCCTCCCCGGACGAGACCGCTCCGGAGGACACCACACGGAAGAAGTCCGCTCCGGACCGGGCGTCCGACCGGGCTCCGGCCGCCGGTGCCGAATCCGCCCCCACCGGCGGCTCTGCATCCGCCGTCGATGCGCCCGCCCGCTCCGGGACATCCGAGCCGGGTACGCCCGTCCCGGAGGCCCCGCTCCCGGCCCCCGGCACCCCGGATCCCGCCCCCGCCGCCGCCCGTACCGCTCTCGCCCGCGCCGCCGCCAAATCCGTGGCGGCCCGGCGCCGCACCGAGCCCCGCCCGGTCGTCAGATTCCGCTCCTCCCGCCCCGACCTGATCGTCTGCTTCGGCCTGCTCGCCGTCATCGTGCTGGTCCAGGGCTGGAACATCACCGGCTTCCCCGCCCTCAGCGACGACGAGGGCACGTACCTCTCCCAGGCGTGGGCCGTTCAGCAGGGCGAGGGCCTCGCCCACTACACGTACTGGTACGACCATCCCCCGCTCGGCTGGATGCAGATCGCGGCGCTCACCTATCTGCCCGCGCAGATCTGGCCCGAGTCGATGAACGTCGCGACGATGCGCCCGGCCATGCTGCTGATCAGCGCGATCAGCTCGGTCCTCGTCTACGTACTGGCCCGCAGGCTCTTCCTGCCCCGCTGGGCCGCCGCCCTCGCGATGGCCGCCTTCGGGCTCTCGCCGCTCTCCGTCTACTTTCAGCGCGAGCTGTTCCTCGACAACATCGCGGTGATGTGGATGCTGCTGGCGTTCTGCCTCGCCGCCTCCCCGAGCCGCCATCTGTGGCACCAGTTCGCCGCCGGACTCGCGGGCGCCGTCGCCGTACTGTCCAAGGAAACGATGCTGCTGGTCCTGCCCGCGCTGCTGATCACGCTCTGGACCCACAGCCACCGCGAGACCCGGAAGTTCGTGGTCACGGGCGCGATCACGTCCTGCGCGCTGATCGGCCTCTCGTACCCGCTCTACGCCCTGCTGAACAACGAGCTGTTCGCGAGCCCGGACCATGTGTCCCTGTTCGCCGGTATCGAATACCAGCTGAGCAGGCCCGGTTCCGGTTTTATCCTGGACGCGGGCTCCGGCTCCCACAAGACGTTCCAGGCGTGGCTCTACTACGATCCGATCCTGCCGCTCGCCGGGGTCGCCGCGGCCGTTCTTTTACTGCTGGTCTTCCGCTGGTCGGTCACCGCGCGGGCGATCGGGGGACCGGCGCTGGCCGTCGCGATCCTGACCCTGATGGCGTTCCGCCCGGACGGCTATCTGCCCGCGATGTACGTCATCCAGGCACTGCCCTTCCTGGCGCTGGTGCTCGCGGGCGCCGCCGCCAGCATCGTCCACATGGTGCTGCACCGCCGCCGTACGGACGATCCCGACAGCGACAGCGGTGAACCGGCCGCCGTACCGGCCGGCCGGTTCCGCAAGCGGCTGGGCCCGCGCCATCTGGTGGTCGCCGTGCTCACCGGGCTGGCGGTCGGCACCGTCGTCCCGTCCTGGGTCGAGGGCAACCGGGACGCCCTCACCGAGGACGCCAACCGCCACTACCGCGCCGCCGCCGCCTGGTTCGAGACCGAGATCGACGATCCGGCGAACACCCGCGTCCTGGTCGACGACGCCCTCTGGCTGGACCTGGTCCACGACGGCTACACCCCCGGCACCGGCGTGTTCTGGTTCTACAAGGCGGACCTCGACCCGGCCGTGATGAAGACCATCCCGCGCGGCTGGAGGGACATCGACTACATCGTCTCGTCGGTGACCGTCCGCCGTGACGCGCCCACCCTGCCGACCACCGCAGCCGCCCTCGCGAACTCCACCGTCGTCGAGGTGTTCGGCACCGGCGACGACCGGATCGAGATCCGCCGCGTCAACGGCGGTACGGCGGCGGTTGACGAACCCCGTGCCGGAGGGGGCCGATGAGCACCACCGGAACCGGCACCGGCGCCGGAGAGGACACCGAGCCCGGGATCGGTGCCGCCGACATCGCCGAACCCGGCGCTGTCACCGTGGTCGTCCCCACCTTCAACGAGTCCGCCAACGTCCGTGAACTGCTGCACCGGCTCACCGAGTCGGTGCCCGGCCGGCTGCCCTGCGAAGTCGTCTTCGTCGACGACTCCACCGACACCACGCCCGAGGTGATCCGCAGCGCCGCCCAGGACTGCCCCTTCCCGGTCACCGTCATCCACCGCGAAAGCCCCGACGGCGGACTCGGCGGCGCGGTCGTCGAGGGGCTGCGGGCCGCGGGATCGGAGTGGATCGTCGTCATGGACGCCGACCTCCAGCACCCGCCCGCCCTCGTCCCCGAACTGATCGCCGCCGGGGAGGCCGCGGGCGCCGATCTCGTCGTCGCCAGCCGCTATCTGCGCGGCGGCAGCCGGGAGGGCCTGGCCGGCGGCTACCGCATCGCGGTCTCCCGTACCGCCACCTGGCTGACCAAGGCGCTGTTCCCCCGCGGGCTGCGCGGTATCAGCGACCCGATGAGCGGGTTCTTCGCGATCCGCCGCAGCGCCGTGACGGACGCCGTCGCCGCGGGGGAGCTGCGCCCGCTGGGCTACAAGATCCTGCTGGAGCTGGCGGTACGGCTGCGGCCCAGGGCGGTCGCCGAGGTCCCGTTCGTCTTCCGGGAGCGGTTCGCGGGGGAGTCCAAGTCCACGCCCGCCGAGGGCCTGCGCTTCCTCCGGCATCTCGTCGGCCTGCGCACCGCCGCCCCCCTGGCCCGGATGATCGCCTTCGGACTGATCGGACTGACCGGGTTCGTCCCCAATCTGCTGGCACTGTATCTGCTGACCCAAGGTGGGATGCACTATCTGCCCGCCGAGGTGGCGGCCAACCAGTTCGGGGTGGCCTGGAACTTCCTCCTCATCGAAGTGCTGCTCTTCCGCGACCGCCGCGGCCACCGCCACTGGGCGGACCGGATGGGCCGGTTCGCCCTGCTCGCCAACGCCGATCTGCTGCTGCGCATCCCGCTGATCGCCCTGCTGGTGGCGGGGGCCGGAATGCCCGTCCTGCCCGCGACCGCACTGGCCCTGCTGCTCACCTTCGTCCTGCGGTTCGCCGCCACCGAGGCCCTGGTCTATCTGCCCCGGGGCCCGCGCGGATCCCACGGTTCCGGCAGACCCGGGGCGTCCCGGCCCGGCAGCGCCGATCACGTCTGACTCAACGCCTCCCACAGACACGGCGACCGGACTGACCCCCGGCCGCCGTTTTGTCCACGAGCCGCCTCGGGGACACCGCCAGCGCGCGGGCACCTAGGTGCCCGCGCGGAGAACAGCAAACAGGGAAGGAGGACCGCCATGCCGTCAGCGATACGCCGCCGCAGATCCGTCGCGCTGCTGGCCGTCGCGGCGATGAGCGCAACGCTTCTCGTCACCTCGCCCACGCCCGCGACCGCCGGGCCCAATCTGATCCGCAACCCCGGCTTCGAGGTCCCCGGGGGACCGGGCGACGACGGAATGCCGGAGTGCTGGAAGAAGTCGGGCTGGGGGAACAACGACTTCGCCTTCGAGACCGTGGCCGACGCCCGCACCGGGTCCGCCGCGATGAAGGTGTCACTGACCCGCAGGGTCGAAGGCGACCGGAAGGCGCTGGTGACCGAGAGTTCGCTCTGCGCCCCGGTCGTCGCGCCGAGCCGTCAGTACGATCTGTCCTTCTGGTACAAGAGCACGACGCCGGACACGGCCGTGACGCTCTTCCGGCACGACGCGGCCACCGGCTGGCAGTACTGGACGGACGTACTGACCCTGCCGGTCAATCCGTCCGCCTACGCCCGGGCCGAGGTGCGCACCCCCGAGGTGCCGCCGGGTACGGACCGGATCGCCTGGGGCGTCTCGGTGTACGGGGTCGGCTCGGTCACCACCGACGACTATGTGATGGAAGAGGTCGAGGTCCCGGTGCCGGAGCCGGGCTGCACCGGCACCCCGGAGGAGTGCGTCAAGGGCCGCTGGGACGTCCTGCCGACCAAGAACCCGATCCGCTCCATGCACTCGGTGGTGCTGAAGAACGGCAAGGTGCTGGTGATCGCCGGCTCCGGGAACGATCCGATGCTCTTCGCCGCCGGAACGTTCACCTCCGCCGTCTACGACCCGGTCAACGGCTCATGGCGGCAGGTCCCGACGCCCGCCGACCTCTTCTGCGCCGGTCATGTCCAGCTGGCCGACGGCAAGGTCCTGGTCATGAGCGGGAACAAGGGCTATCCGACGGCCGACGGCCGGCTCGGCTACCAGGGGCTGAAGGACAGCTACATCTTCGACCCGGACACCGAGCGGTACATCCGTACCAACGATATGCACGACGGGCACTGGTATCCGTCGGCGACCATCCTCGGCAACGGTGACGTGATCTCCTTCGGCGGGCTGAAGGAGGACTCCACGGGCAATGTGACGGCGGAGAAGTTCTCGGCCGCGCAGAACCGCTGGCTGCCGATCAGCCAGGTCAACCAGACCTGGTCGTACTGGGGCCTGTATCCGTCGATGATCCTGATGCAGGACGGCCGGCTCTTCTACTCCGGCAGCCATGTCTTCGGCAACGGGACCCCCGGTACGGGTGCGTCGATCTACGACTACGACCGCAACACCATCACCGACGTACCGGGGCTCCAGAACAAGGACGAGCGCGACCAGTCGGCGAGCGTCCTGCTGCCGCCCGCGCAGGACCAGCGGGTGCTGACCATCGGCGGCGGGAACAACGAGCGCAATCCGGTCGCCAACCGGCTCACCGACATCATCGACCTCAAGGAGCCCAGCCCCCGCTACCGGCCGGGGCCGCTGCTGCCGCAGGGCGAGGTCGACCAGGGGCAGGGCCGCCGCCCGCAGCGGGGCGCCGAGGGCAAGATGTACGTCTCCGCGGTGCTGCTGCCGGACGGCAAGGTCTTCGAGACCGGGGGCGCGCTGCACGACCGGGCCGATCCGGTGTTCGAGGCGTCCATGTTCGACCCGGTGACCAATACGTACCAGGCGAACATGGCCCGGGACCCGATTCCGCGCGGCTACCACTCGTCGTCGTTCCTGCTGCCCGACGGGCGGGTGATGTCGGTGGGCGACAACCCGGGCAACAACAGCTGGAACCACAACGTGTCCGTCTACACGCCGCCGTATCTGCTCAAGGGGCCCCGGCCGGAGATCACCTCCGTACCCGACGACCGCTGGCACTACGGCGACACCCAGCGGATCACGGTGAACCGGCCGATCGTCAAGGCGGAGCTGATCCGGCCCGCGGCGGTCACCCACTCATCGGACCCCAACCAGCGGTTCGTCGATCTGCCGCTGACCGTCCACGGCGGCAACCGGATCGACCTCAATGTGACCAGCAACCCCAATCTGGCGCCGCCCGGCTGGTACATGCTGTTCGCGGTGGACGCCAATGGGATCCCGTCGGTGGCGAAGTGGGTCCACCTCGGGCCCGCGCCGGGGCAGCCGGGCGCCGCGGCGGCCGCGAAGTCCTCGGGCGGGCACGGGCACGGGGCCCCTCCGGCGCCTTCGGCCAAGGTCAACGAGTTTGCGGACGCGCTGGAGAAGCCCGCGAAGCCGCCGCTGAAGAAGCGGTCGTCGGCGCCGGTGAGCCCCAAGGTGGCGGGCTGTGAACCGGCCTACGGCACACCGGGCGTCTGTGTCCCGGTGAAGTTCCCGGCGACCGTCGCGGCCACGGCCGCGGCCCGCTGCGACTGGCTGGAGGCCCGCGACTTCGGCCGGCTGAAGGTCAACGGCCGCTCCGACCCGCTGGGTCTTGACCGCAACAAGGACGGCGTGGCCTGCGGAAAGGGGGACCGCAGGAAGTAGCAGCCGGACGGCCGTGGCGCAGGAGCGCCACGGCCGTCGTGGTC
Encoded proteins:
- a CDS encoding tetratricopeptide repeat protein, with amino-acid sequence MRESHRAEAEKLLARAVEEETRRAGGTGDGRMLLARGRAALDGMAAAAGEEYAAYEQALSAGEAARQPLSARLAWRNLSTPALVTAVAAVAATGADLALGTSSGTALGAGAVVAVAGAAATVLKVTASHWPAAHRSAGQAGQPGGPEQLRLQWLTALEVRGIRPYLEQQRMLTASRTRPANPPAAVDRLRGADRSAAARRRSVLEQSFGHLPLPEGPFAGRREALGQIAQWVRTARTATETRPTIVVLYGRPGAGRTTLAVRAAHQLKDQFRGACVVDLRGESGRPLTTRDALLHLLNRLGAPREQLLFRERSSAEQQVRRLAELYHQHLTGLPVTVVLDDARDPEQVRTLVPERSDSLVLVTAREPLDLPADVPAWVHQLPVEALDAAGAEELLAGVAAADGTGPYDAQGADRIRELCGGLPLALRVAGSSLGARTADRLAEDLAAAGPADPVERALRLRYADQPEQARRLLRRLALAGRSSLGAAAAAALLATDKAESLTLLKELAAAGLIDRVRSSRYKLHDAVRAFALARLLDEEDPAERAAAQERLIQNYADLAGAVIRMVDGKLSTRAGKFDAHGFPSLDAALRWLDDESSFITSALRYAEGVEQQSVLNLLGALADYCLLRGDLYRLGEISELTQAVDKGLLDRAVQLRTGIAARQLGELDKARTTLSSVVGLYRDARNEAGAALALCSLGITLHHQGNLTEAAAKLNEAIAMQGSDEQAEDRAWSLHALAAVRRDQAHLAEAVTLLDTALTLHREGESLHGEAWTHFQLGQVCLRMGDVPRAVVELETALDQYGRTRDGRGEAWALTQLARAKLVDGDPAAAVDELEQALSRHRENEDARGEAWTLYYLGQALEESGDPDRAIRELERARTMFSRMRDVYGLACARHHSGRVTRDMRAARTGNLRNSGFARQLLVDARADFRRIGVAHGEAWTCLELALIDAGNSREAQALALCDEAVELFGSYGDERGADWAKLLRCTLLPYASPGGTEVGTVVAQEELARMTAARHPARDGKLEDCAEALTVMLERGVRLEDGWQAWQLGLYPNRHAREVMGVPVP
- a CDS encoding thioredoxin domain-containing protein, which encodes MNRLADSQSPYLLQHADNPVDWWPWSPGAFEEARRRDVPVLLSVGYSSCHWCHVMAHESFEDEATAAYLNEHFVSVKVDREERPDVDAVYMEAVQAATGQGGWPMTVFLNADGEPFYFGTYFPPEPRHGMASFRQVLEGVTAAWRDRREEVGEVAAKITRDLAGRAAAHGGEGLPGEDELSQALLGLTRDYDERYGGFAGAPKFPPSMVLEFLLRHYARTGARGALDMAAGTCEAMARGGLYDQLGGGFARYSVDREWIVPHFEKMLYDNALLCRVYAHLWRADGSPLARRIALETADFLVRELRTAEGGFASALDADSHDPAGEHGEGAFYVWTPAQLTEALGEADGRRAAEIYGVTEEGTFERGASVLRLPGEDDPALRARLFEARERRPRPERDDKVVAAWNGLAIAALAETGAFFDRPDLVERATEAADLLVRVHLGDGARLTRTSKDGVAGHNPGVLEDYADVAEGFIALAGVTGEGVWLDFAGVLLDLVIDLFTGENGTLFDTAHDAERLIRRPQDPTDNATPAGWTAAAGALLSYAAHTGSEPHRAAAERALGVVKALGPRVPRFAGWGLAVAEALLDGPREIAVVGLDGDPAARALHRTALIATAPGAVVASGEPDGDEFPLLKGRPLVNGEAAAYVCRGFTCRTPTTDPAELASELAGAPEGG
- a CDS encoding glycosyltransferase — encoded protein: MLLSVFVVAISLALFGMAVFTLWWQMHAWRTPETLAATSFDRPDGDSGLAFSLLLPARHEQAVLEHTIQRLLESSHTNYEIIVIVGHDDPETAAVAERAAARDPLRVRVITDTHEKKNKPKALNTALPHCRGDVVGVFDAEDQVHPELLAHVDHAFTTTGADVVQGGVQLINFHSSWYSLRNCLEYFFWFRSRLHLHAEKGFIPLGGNTVFVRTEVLREADGWDPECLAEDCDLGVRLSSVGKKVVVAYDSDMVTREETPDTLMSLLKQRTRWNQGFLQVYRKKDWKQLPGRGRRMLARYTLMTPFLQAFSGVIIPLNVGIALFFDVPVGAAMVTFLPAITAVVTFIFELVGLHDFGKQYGLRVRFVHYLKLIVGGPFYQILLAGAALRAVWREQRGRNEWELTSHIGAHLQDGRTSDGPTADDRPSDGRISGDRAAVLSTAADRADIREDAHR
- a CDS encoding ArnT family glycosyltransferase, producing the protein MTTTLPSPDETAPEDTTRKKSAPDRASDRAPAAGAESAPTGGSASAVDAPARSGTSEPGTPVPEAPLPAPGTPDPAPAAARTALARAAAKSVAARRRTEPRPVVRFRSSRPDLIVCFGLLAVIVLVQGWNITGFPALSDDEGTYLSQAWAVQQGEGLAHYTYWYDHPPLGWMQIAALTYLPAQIWPESMNVATMRPAMLLISAISSVLVYVLARRLFLPRWAAALAMAAFGLSPLSVYFQRELFLDNIAVMWMLLAFCLAASPSRHLWHQFAAGLAGAVAVLSKETMLLVLPALLITLWTHSHRETRKFVVTGAITSCALIGLSYPLYALLNNELFASPDHVSLFAGIEYQLSRPGSGFILDAGSGSHKTFQAWLYYDPILPLAGVAAAVLLLLVFRWSVTARAIGGPALAVAILTLMAFRPDGYLPAMYVIQALPFLALVLAGAAASIVHMVLHRRRTDDPDSDSGEPAAVPAGRFRKRLGPRHLVVAVLTGLAVGTVVPSWVEGNRDALTEDANRHYRAAAAWFETEIDDPANTRVLVDDALWLDLVHDGYTPGTGVFWFYKADLDPAVMKTIPRGWRDIDYIVSSVTVRRDAPTLPTTAAALANSTVVEVFGTGDDRIEIRRVNGGTAAVDEPRAGGGR
- a CDS encoding glycosyltransferase, which codes for MSTTGTGTGAGEDTEPGIGAADIAEPGAVTVVVPTFNESANVRELLHRLTESVPGRLPCEVVFVDDSTDTTPEVIRSAAQDCPFPVTVIHRESPDGGLGGAVVEGLRAAGSEWIVVMDADLQHPPALVPELIAAGEAAGADLVVASRYLRGGSREGLAGGYRIAVSRTATWLTKALFPRGLRGISDPMSGFFAIRRSAVTDAVAAGELRPLGYKILLELAVRLRPRAVAEVPFVFRERFAGESKSTPAEGLRFLRHLVGLRTAAPLARMIAFGLIGLTGFVPNLLALYLLTQGGMHYLPAEVAANQFGVAWNFLLIEVLLFRDRRGHRHWADRMGRFALLANADLLLRIPLIALLVAGAGMPVLPATALALLLTFVLRFAATEALVYLPRGPRGSHGSGRPGASRPGSADHV